Proteins from a genomic interval of Providencia stuartii:
- a CDS encoding methylglyoxal synthase: MESTTRRIKTPKNIALVAHDHCKSSLLAWATKNSEQLKPHKLFGTGTTASLISHHTGLNVTGMLSGPMGGDQQIGAMIAEQKIDVMIFFWDPLNAVPHDPDVKALLRLATVWNIPVATNPATADFIITSPYFDGEIDVVIPDYQRYLQERTK, from the coding sequence ATGGAATCAACAACTCGTAGAATAAAAACCCCGAAAAATATAGCACTGGTTGCCCATGACCACTGCAAATCCTCGCTATTAGCATGGGCGACAAAAAATAGTGAGCAGCTAAAGCCTCATAAACTGTTTGGGACAGGAACGACAGCCAGTCTAATTAGTCACCATACTGGTCTTAATGTCACCGGTATGCTGAGTGGCCCGATGGGAGGTGACCAACAAATTGGCGCAATGATCGCTGAACAAAAGATCGATGTGATGATATTTTTCTGGGATCCACTCAATGCGGTTCCTCATGATCCCGATGTTAAAGCCCTATTACGCTTAGCAACAGTCTGGAATATCCCCGTTGCGACCAACCCCGCAACAGCAGACTTTATCATTACCTCACCATACTTTGATGGTGAAATTGATGTCGTTATTCCTGATTATCAACGATACTTGCAAGAGCGCACCAAATAA
- the helD gene encoding DNA helicase IV, translating into MELKSTQIGQRLAQHPYNRVRLLNAGIEVSGEKHQYLIPFNQLIDIHCKRGIVWGELEFELSDEQVVRLHGTEWKQTQRFYHYLNDKWQQWSLEMSEISAEVLTSLAKSIQQQTQQDSWLNLRELASFRKKISEKFSSLPLPLARVSQFENCAAAYRYCLQWLEDGERCRQHINQQWSESILSRYGDFFQHVETSPLNPSQSLAVINGEENILVLAGAGSGKTSVLVARAGWLLLRGLAKPEQILLLAFGRKAAQEMNERIHERLQQEDIEAKTFHALALQIIREGSNKSPVISELEINSQKRSELLLNEWREQCSSKKAQAKGWREWLTDELQWDVPEGEFWQDEKISKRVVTRLDRWLSLMRMHGGSQKEMIEAADEQQQSLFQKRIRLMSPLLKAWKSALKEEGAIDFSGLIHQAINLLEKGRFISPWKHILVDEFQDISPLRAKLLQALRQQNKQTSLFAVGDDWQAIYRFSGAELDLTTSFEQNFGQGALCALDTTYRFNERIGEIANRFILQNPTQLDKPLNSLVKGSKKSVILLDENALERLLDKMSGYVTDNETILCLARYHYLRPEILNKAKTRWPKLNIEFMTIHASKGKQADHVIICGLNSGKDSFPAVARESIMEQVLLPKHEEFEYAEERRLLYVAMTRAKQQVWLLYHPDEPSEFVDILKQLGVPKQKKP; encoded by the coding sequence ATGGAACTGAAATCAACACAGATTGGGCAGCGCCTGGCTCAGCATCCCTATAATCGGGTTCGCTTATTGAATGCTGGCATTGAGGTGAGTGGGGAAAAACATCAATACCTTATACCTTTTAATCAGTTAATTGATATTCATTGTAAAAGAGGCATTGTCTGGGGAGAGCTAGAGTTTGAACTCTCTGATGAGCAAGTCGTACGTTTACATGGTACTGAATGGAAGCAAACTCAACGCTTTTATCATTATTTAAATGATAAGTGGCAGCAATGGAGCCTAGAAATGAGTGAAATCAGTGCTGAAGTCCTGACTTCACTCGCAAAATCTATTCAGCAACAAACTCAACAAGATAGTTGGCTCAACTTACGTGAGTTAGCGTCCTTTCGGAAAAAAATTAGCGAAAAATTTTCGTCTCTCCCTTTGCCATTGGCTCGTGTTAGCCAATTTGAAAACTGTGCTGCCGCTTATCGTTATTGCTTACAGTGGCTAGAAGATGGCGAACGCTGTCGACAGCATATTAATCAACAATGGAGTGAATCAATATTGTCACGCTATGGTGACTTTTTTCAACATGTTGAAACATCACCACTGAACCCCAGCCAATCTCTGGCAGTGATTAATGGCGAAGAAAATATTTTGGTGCTGGCTGGTGCGGGGAGCGGAAAAACATCGGTACTTGTTGCCAGAGCAGGTTGGTTGCTTTTAAGAGGGCTCGCTAAGCCTGAGCAAATCTTATTATTGGCTTTTGGGCGTAAAGCGGCTCAAGAAATGAATGAGCGCATTCATGAGCGCTTGCAACAAGAGGATATTGAGGCAAAAACCTTTCATGCATTAGCGCTACAGATTATTCGTGAAGGTAGTAACAAATCACCAGTTATCAGTGAATTAGAAATAAATTCACAAAAACGCAGTGAATTATTACTTAATGAATGGCGCGAACAGTGTAGTAGTAAAAAAGCACAAGCCAAGGGGTGGCGTGAGTGGTTAACCGATGAATTACAGTGGGATGTTCCTGAAGGTGAGTTTTGGCAAGATGAAAAAATCAGTAAACGGGTCGTTACTCGGTTAGATCGTTGGTTAAGCTTAATGCGTATGCATGGTGGCAGCCAAAAAGAGATGATCGAGGCCGCAGATGAACAGCAACAAAGCCTATTTCAAAAACGTATTCGTCTCATGTCGCCTCTTTTAAAAGCATGGAAGAGTGCGTTAAAAGAAGAAGGGGCTATTGATTTTTCGGGACTCATTCACCAAGCAATTAATTTATTGGAGAAAGGGCGTTTTATCAGTCCTTGGAAGCATATTTTAGTTGATGAGTTCCAAGATATCTCACCATTAAGAGCAAAGTTGTTACAAGCATTACGTCAGCAAAATAAGCAGACCTCACTCTTTGCAGTTGGTGATGATTGGCAAGCGATTTATCGTTTTAGTGGTGCAGAATTAGATCTCACAACATCTTTTGAACAAAATTTTGGGCAAGGAGCGCTATGCGCTTTAGATACAACTTATCGATTTAATGAACGTATTGGCGAAATAGCTAATCGCTTCATATTACAAAATCCGACTCAACTCGATAAACCGCTCAATAGCTTAGTGAAAGGCAGTAAGAAATCGGTCATTTTGCTCGATGAAAATGCACTAGAGCGTTTATTAGACAAAATGAGTGGCTACGTTACAGATAATGAAACTATTTTGTGTTTAGCACGTTACCATTACTTAAGACCCGAAATTTTAAATAAAGCTAAAACACGCTGGCCGAAGTTGAATATCGAGTTTATGACTATTCATGCTTCAAAAGGCAAACAAGCGGACCATGTCATTATTTGTGGGCTTAATAGTGGGAAAGATAGTTTTCCAGCGGTGGCGAGAGAATCTATTATGGAACAGGTTTTGCTACCGAAACACGAAGAGTTCGAGTATGCGGAAGAGCGACGATTATTATATGTTGCAATGACGCGTGCTAAACAGCAGGTATGGCTACTTTACCATCCTGATGAGCCTTCAGAGTTTGTGGATATCTTAAAACAGTTAGGTGTTCCTAAACAGAAAAAACCATAA
- the yccS gene encoding YccS family putative transporter, with amino-acid sequence MLTLLTSYRRVLYNSHILYYIRILIALTGTTLIPWLLNQEPKVTIPLTLGMVAAALTDLDDRLTGRLKNLVITLCCFFIASVSIELLFPHPILFFFGLAISTCGFILLGALGQRYATIAFGALLIAIYTMLGVPIFDTWYQQPALLLIGAIWYNVLTLIGHILFPVRPLQDAITQCYQQLAAYLDAKANLFDPDLEDDYPQSVYELALVNSTLVSTMNQAKIALLSRLKGDRGQKGTRTTLQYYFVAQDIHERASSSHIQYQQLSRTLRHSDILFRFQRLLSMQARACQQVAQSVLWRKQYQHNPRFEGTFTYLENSLQLLKQRSPAIHEIKALYNLLKNLKGIDVQLRGLSLEQNSRQHHNKQIEQLSDESPSGLSDIIARFKHHLTPKSALFRHAVRMSLLLCTGYLIIQLFDLERGYWILLTSLFVCQPNYSATKRRLALRIIGTLIGILVGLPLLNFVPSMEGQLTLIVISGLLFFVFRSSQYAQATLFITLLVLFCFNLLGEGFEVALPRVIDTLIGCFIAFLAVSFIWPDWKFRQLPQVVQKTMDSNCRYLDAILQQYYQGKDNSLEYRVARRDAHNNDAEFASIVSNMASDPKSYQVTQEQAFRLLCLNHTLLSYISALGAHREQMQNKDNLTILSDAICYVETSLQILTLDAQAEEKSEQLRESITRRIDSISVSDDEKTVLIMEQARLLLELIPEIKAMIIQINTSANHYVHEQN; translated from the coding sequence GTGTTAACGCTGCTTACCAGTTATCGTCGTGTTTTATATAACAGCCATATTTTATATTATATCCGAATCTTAATCGCCCTGACAGGGACGACTCTCATTCCTTGGTTATTAAACCAAGAGCCCAAAGTCACAATTCCCTTAACCTTAGGCATGGTTGCGGCGGCTCTGACGGATCTCGATGATAGATTAACTGGCCGCTTAAAAAACTTAGTTATCACACTATGTTGCTTTTTTATCGCATCCGTCTCTATTGAATTATTATTCCCACATCCAATACTTTTCTTCTTTGGTCTGGCAATTTCAACCTGTGGATTCATTCTATTGGGCGCATTAGGTCAACGCTATGCTACGATTGCTTTTGGTGCGCTATTAATTGCCATCTATACCATGCTGGGTGTGCCTATTTTTGATACATGGTATCAACAACCTGCTTTGCTACTCATTGGTGCTATTTGGTATAACGTCTTGACCTTAATCGGCCATATTCTATTTCCAGTTAGGCCGTTGCAAGATGCCATTACGCAATGTTATCAGCAATTAGCGGCTTATCTTGATGCTAAAGCTAACCTATTCGACCCCGATTTGGAAGATGACTACCCGCAGTCAGTCTACGAGCTAGCACTCGTTAATAGCACATTAGTCAGTACGATGAATCAAGCAAAAATAGCGCTTCTTAGCCGACTAAAAGGTGATCGCGGACAAAAAGGCACCCGTACGACGTTGCAATATTATTTTGTGGCGCAAGATATCCATGAACGTGCCAGCTCATCACACATTCAATACCAACAACTGAGTCGCACCCTGCGCCACAGCGATATATTATTCCGTTTTCAACGTTTACTGAGTATGCAAGCAAGAGCTTGCCAGCAAGTCGCTCAATCAGTCCTATGGCGTAAACAATATCAACATAATCCACGCTTTGAAGGTACTTTCACTTACCTTGAAAACTCACTGCAATTACTTAAGCAACGCTCCCCAGCGATTCATGAAATAAAAGCGTTGTATAACTTACTCAAAAACTTGAAAGGTATTGACGTGCAATTGCGTGGGCTTAGCCTTGAACAGAATTCACGGCAACACCACAATAAACAAATTGAACAATTATCAGATGAGTCCCCTTCAGGTCTCAGTGATATTATTGCCCGCTTTAAACATCATTTAACGCCTAAGTCTGCACTTTTCCGCCATGCCGTTAGAATGTCACTCTTACTCTGTACAGGCTATCTCATTATCCAGTTATTTGATTTAGAAAGAGGATATTGGATTTTATTAACCAGTTTATTTGTTTGCCAACCTAACTATAGTGCAACCAAACGACGACTCGCACTACGGATAATCGGTACCCTCATCGGGATACTCGTTGGGTTACCTTTATTAAATTTTGTGCCTTCAATGGAAGGACAGCTGACCTTAATCGTTATTTCTGGTTTGCTATTTTTTGTTTTCCGTAGCAGCCAATATGCTCAAGCAACCCTATTTATTACCTTGCTTGTTCTCTTTTGTTTTAACCTATTAGGAGAAGGATTTGAGGTTGCTCTTCCTCGGGTCATTGATACTTTAATCGGTTGTTTTATTGCCTTTCTTGCAGTGAGCTTTATATGGCCTGATTGGAAATTTCGCCAATTACCTCAAGTGGTACAAAAAACCATGGACAGCAATTGCCGTTATTTAGATGCGATTTTGCAACAGTACTATCAAGGTAAAGATAATAGCCTTGAATACCGAGTAGCACGGCGAGATGCCCATAATAATGATGCAGAATTTGCTTCTATTGTTTCGAATATGGCATCAGACCCGAAGTCCTATCAAGTCACCCAAGAACAGGCATTTAGGCTTCTATGCCTTAACCATACATTGCTGAGCTATATTTCCGCCCTTGGTGCACATCGAGAGCAGATGCAAAATAAGGATAACCTCACGATTTTAAGTGATGCTATTTGCTATGTAGAAACCTCATTGCAAATCCTGACGTTGGACGCTCAAGCCGAAGAGAAATCAGAACAGTTACGAGAAAGTATTACGCGTCGCATTGATAGCATATCCGTCAGTGATGATGAAAAAACAGTACTGATTATGGAACAAGCAAGATTATTACTGGAGCTTATTCCTGAAATCAAGGCTATGATCATACAAATTAATACGTCAGCAAATCATTATGTACACGAGCAAAATTAA